One genomic segment of Odocoileus virginianus isolate 20LAN1187 ecotype Illinois chromosome 17, Ovbor_1.2, whole genome shotgun sequence includes these proteins:
- the LOC110141024 gene encoding keratin, high-sulfur matrix protein, B2D — translation MACCSTSFCGFPTCSTGGTCGSNFCQPTCCQTSCCQPTSIQTSCCQPTCLQTSGCETGYGIGGSIGYGQVGSSGAVSSRTRWCRPDCRVEGTSLPPCCVVSCTSPSCCQLHYAQASCCRPSYCGQSCCRPACCCQPTCTEPICEPTCCEPTC, via the coding sequence ATGGCCTGTTGCTCCACCAGCTTCTGTGGGTTTCCCACTTGCTCCACTGGTGGGACCTGTGGTTCCAACTTTTGCCAGCCAACCTGCTGCCAGACCAGCTGCTGCCAGCCAACTTCCATCCAGACCAGCTGCTGCCAGCCAACTTGCCTCCAGACCAGTGGCTGTGAGACTGGCTATGGCATTGGTGGCAGCATTGGCTATGGCCAGGTGGGCAGCAGTGGAGCTGTGAGCAGCCGCACCAGATGGTGCCGCCCTGACTGCCGCGTGGAGGGCACCAGCCTGCCTCCCTGCTGTGTGGTGAGCTGCACATCCCCATCCTGCTGCCAGCTGCACTAtgcccaggcctcctgctgcCGCCCATCTTACTGTGGGCAGTCCTGCTGCCGCCCAGCCTGCTGCTGCCAGCCCACCTGCACTGAGCCCATCTGTGAGCCCACTTGCTGTGAGCCCACCTGCTAA
- the LOC110141040 gene encoding keratin, high-sulfur matrix protein, B2B yields the protein MLNVREIPWLYGIYKRADVDGAAKTQTSLNSPPLNPPPDTMACCSTSFCGFPICSTGVTCGSSPCQPTCCQTSCCQPTSIQTSCCQPISIQTSCCQPTCLQTSGCETGYGIGGSIGYGQVGSSGAVSSRTRWCRPDCRVEGTSLPPCCVVSCTSPSCCQLHYAQASCCRPSYCGQSCCRPACCCQPICTEPICEPIC from the coding sequence ATGCTAAATGTTAGGGAAATTCCATGGCTCTACGGGATATATAAAAGGGCAGATGTAGACGGTGCAGCCAAAACTCAAACTTCTCTTAACAGCCCTCCTCTCAACCCACCTCCTGACACCATGGCCTGTTGCTCTACCAGCTTCTGTGGATTTCCTATCTGTTCCACTGGGGTAACCTGTGGCTCCAGCCCCTGCCAGCCGACCTGCTGCCAGACCAGCTGCTGCCAGCCAACCTCCATCCAGACCAGCTGCTGCCAGCCCATCTCCATCCAGACCAGCTGCTGCCAGCCAACCTGCCTCCAGACCAGTGGCTGTGAGACTGGCTATGGCATTGGTGGCAGCATTGGCTATGGCCAGGTGGGCAGCAGTGGAGCTGTGAGCAGCCGCACCAGATGGTGCCGCCCTGACTGCCGCGTGGAGGGCACCAGCCTGCCTCCCTGCTGTGTGGTGAGCTGCACATCCCCATCCTGCTGCCAGCTGCACTAtgcccaggcctcctgctgcCGCCCATCCTACTGTGGGCAGTCCTGCTGCCGCCCAGCCTGCTGCTGCCAGCCCATCTGCACTGAGCCCATCTGTGAGCCCATCTGCTAA